The following proteins are co-located in the Telopea speciosissima isolate NSW1024214 ecotype Mountain lineage chromosome 9, Tspe_v1, whole genome shotgun sequence genome:
- the LOC122639210 gene encoding protein ANTAGONIST OF LIKE HETEROCHROMATIN PROTEIN 1-like, translating into MPKFLQWSDEETVKKTKEDFESISGIPNVIDSMYTTHIPIIAPKISVSVYFNKRHTERNQKTSYSITVQGVVDQKGVFTGVCIGWPGSLPDDKVLEKSALYQRTSGGLLKGAWIAGSSDYPLMDGVLVPYTHQHLTWIQHTFNEKIGEIQRITKDSFSRLKGRWSCL; encoded by the coding sequence ATGCCCAAATTTCTACAATGGTCCGACGAGGAGACTGTGAAGAAGACAAAGGAGGATTTTGAATCTATTTCTGGAATACCAAACGTGATTGACTCCATGTACACTACCCATATCCCAATTATTGCTCCCAAGATTAGTGTGTCTGTGTATTTCAATAAGAGACACACAGAGCGTAACCAGAAGACTTCTTATTCGATTACAGTTCAGGGGGTTGTTGATCAAAAAGGGGTTTTTACAGGTGTTTGCATTGGGTGGCCTGGTTCATTGCCTGATGATAAAGTTCTTGAGAAATCTGCTCTATACCAAAGGACTAGTGGAGGGCTCTTGAAGGGAGCTTGGATTGCTGGGAGTTCTGATTATCCTCTAATGGATGGGGTCTTGGTGCCTTATACTCACCAGCATCTCACCTGGATCCAACACACCTTCAATGAGAAAATTGGGGAAATTCAACGCATCACTAAAGATTCTTTCTCGAGATTGAAGGGAAGATGGAGCTGCTTATAG
- the LOC122640046 gene encoding 60S ribosomal protein L10a — MSKLQSDVLREAISQIMNDVREKKRNFTETIELQIGLKNYDPQKDKRFSGSVKLPHIPRPKMKVCMLGDAQHVEEAEKIGLDYMDVEGLKKLNKNKKLVKKLAKKYHAFLASEAVIKQIPRLLGPGLNKAGKFPTLVTHQESLESKVNETKAMVKFQLKKVLCMGVAVGNCGMEEKQIFQNVQLSVNFLVSLLKKNWQNVRCLYLKSTMGKPSRVF, encoded by the exons ATGAG TAAGCTTCAAAGTGATGTGTTGAGAGAAGCTATCTCCCAGATTATGAATGATGTCAGGGAAAAGAAGCGGAATTTCACTGAGACGATTGAGCTCCAGATTGGGTTGAAGAACTATGATCCTCAGAAGGACAAACGTTTCAGTGGTTCTGTTAAACTGCCACATATTCCTCGCCCTAAAATGAAAGTCTGCATGCTTGGAGATGCTCAGCATGTTGAGGAG GCAGAGAAGATAGGATTGGACTACATGGATGTTGAAGGGCTGAAAAAGCTcaacaaaaacaagaaattgGTAAAAAAGCTTGCTAAGAAATACCATGCTTTTCTAGCATCTGAAGCAGTCATAAAGCAGATCCCTCGTCTTCTTGGCCCTGGTCTCAACAAGGCAG GAAAATTCCCAACGCTGGTAACTCATCAGGAAAGCTTAGAATCCAAGGTTAATGAAACCAAGGCGATGGTGAAGTTCCAACTGAAGAAGGTTCTTTGCATGGGAGTTGCTGTAGGTAACTGCGGGATGGAAGAGAAACAGATTTTCCAAAATGTGCAACTCAGTGTCAACTTCCTTGTATCTCTGTTGAAAAAGAACTGGCAAAAT GTGAGGTGCTTGTACTTGAAGAGTACCATGGGGAAGCCAAGCCGTGTCTTCTAA
- the LOC122640045 gene encoding disease resistance protein RFL1-like isoform X1, with product MDIIVGVAVGAITELVKYMVSPFTRHISYLVHHKRNANDLGAQMKNLGEKKEDVQRLVSAAHMRGEVIRVVVEGWLKDVHQVQSKETELQNALEEISKGCLQGGCSTHYQVGKDAKCMIDEVKKLLNKGETFTVVSDPSPLPPSLETLQTLDFQVYGSTKLAMDEIMNALKDEHINMVGVYGIGGVGKTALMKEVVKISKKNRMFDQVMMVTISQNPVLITIQGEIAEKLGLKLEQESQSVRAGLLLERLKKEKRILLVLDDLWEPLKSLEEVGIPYGKNCKVVLTTRRLEVCNQMKTQSNVEVKILSSGDA from the coding sequence ATGGACATTATTGTTGGAGTTGCCGTTGGAGCCATCACCGAATTGGTTAAGTATATGGTTTCTCCCTTCACGCGTCACATCAGTTATCTTGTTCATCACAAGAGAAACGCTAATGACCTTGGCGCCCAAATGAAAAACCtcggagaaaagaaagaggatgTCCAACGCTTAGTGAGTGCAGCTCACATGAGAGGAGAAGTGATAAGAGTGGTGGTGGAAGGTTGGTTAAAAGACGTGCATCAAGTGCAGTCTAAGGAGACGGAATTGCAGAATGCATTGGAAGAGATCAGCAAGGGATGCCTCCAAGGGGGTTGCTCAACGCATTATCAAGTAGGGAAAGATGCAAAATGCATGATTGATGAAGTCAAGAAGCTCCTAAATAAAGGTGAAACATTTACTGTCGTGTCGGATCCTTCTCCGCTTCCTCCCAGCCTAGAAACCCTGCAAACACTAGATTTTCAAGTTTATGGTTCCACCAAATTAGCTATGGACGAAATCATGAATGCTTTGAAGGATGAGCATATCAACATGGTTGGTGTATATGGGATAGGAGGGGTTGGAAAGACAGCCTTGATGAAAGAAGTGGTCAAAATTTCGAAAAAAAACAGGATGTTTGATCAAGTTATGATGGTCACTATATCTCAAAACCCGGTCTTGATAACTATCCAAGGTGAAATCGCAGAGAAGTTGGGCCTAAAGCTTGAACAAGAGTCCCAATCTGTGAGAGCTGGACTTCTATTggaaagattgaagaaggagaaacgAATCCTCCTAGTCTTAGATGATTTGTGGGAGCCACTAAAGTCACTAGAGGAGGTAGGAATTCCATATGGGAAAAACTGCAAAGTAGTTCTCACAACAAGACGGCTCGAAGTGTGCAATCAAATGAAGACCCAATCCAATGTTGAAGTAAAAATTTTATCATCAGGAGATGCCTGA
- the LOC122640045 gene encoding probable disease resistance protein At5g63020 isoform X2 yields MDIIVGVAVGAITELVKYMVSPFTRHISYLVHHKRNANDLGAQMKNLGEKKEDVQRLVSAAHMRGEVIRVVVEGWLKDVHQVQSKETELQNALEEISKGCLQGGCSTHYQVGKDAKCMIDEVKKLLNKGETFTVVSDPSPLPPSLETLQTLDFQVYGSTKLAMDEIMNALKDEHINMVGVYGIGGMPEFYSNGLLGIV; encoded by the exons ATGGACATTATTGTTGGAGTTGCCGTTGGAGCCATCACCGAATTGGTTAAGTATATGGTTTCTCCCTTCACGCGTCACATCAGTTATCTTGTTCATCACAAGAGAAACGCTAATGACCTTGGCGCCCAAATGAAAAACCtcggagaaaagaaagaggatgTCCAACGCTTAGTGAGTGCAGCTCACATGAGAGGAGAAGTGATAAGAGTGGTGGTGGAAGGTTGGTTAAAAGACGTGCATCAAGTGCAGTCTAAGGAGACGGAATTGCAGAATGCATTGGAAGAGATCAGCAAGGGATGCCTCCAAGGGGGTTGCTCAACGCATTATCAAGTAGGGAAAGATGCAAAATGCATGATTGATGAAGTCAAGAAGCTCCTAAATAAAGGTGAAACATTTACTGTCGTGTCGGATCCTTCTCCGCTTCCTCCCAGCCTAGAAACCCTGCAAACACTAGATTTTCAAGTTTATGGTTCCACCAAATTAGCTATGGACGAAATCATGAATGCTTTGAAGGATGAGCATATCAACATGGTTGGTGTATATGGGATAGGAGGG ATGCCTGAGTTCTATTCAAATGGGCTGCTGGGGATCGTATAG